The Apium graveolens cultivar Ventura chromosome 10, ASM990537v1, whole genome shotgun sequence nucleotide sequence GATTTAAAGGATCGGTCTTCCTCTGCTCTCGAGGTTAACCAGGATGCACTCTCCCGAGCCGCGGCCGAAGTATACTATCATCAGTTATCTAAGGCTTGAGAGATGCGAGCCCTCAGCCAGACCAACACAAAGCTCGAGGCTAAAGTCAAGTCCCTTCAGAGTAAGGTCGCTGAGTACGGGCAAGAGAAAGTTACGTTGGTGAACAACTATAATCAGAAGATAGTTAACCTGAACGCTACTCACGACAAGGCCCTAAGGGAGCAGAAGGAGGCTCATGACCTGGCTGCTGAGGCATGGAAGAAGGAGAAGGATGCCTTTGAGGAGAGGGTGCTCGAGCTGGAGGGATCAGTCTCTGCCCTGACCGAGGGCCGTGAGGCTGCCCTCACTGATGCTAGGAATCTGGGGGCCAGGAATTTTATGAAAGTCTTTATGAAGAAGGTTCCTGACTTTGATTGGGCGGCTCTGGGTGCGAGCACAGCGAGGCATGCTGACAAGTTGAAGCTAGAGATGGATAGagatgcccaaattgctgaggaggCTCGGCTCGCGGCCGAGAAGGCCCAGGTCGTTGGTGAAAATCGTGAGGGAGCAGAGGCTGATAACCCTTGATGTAATTTTAATTTGAACTAGACTTTTGACTGGGTAAGCGGGCACCCCTCTCACCTCGCGCTTGTATTTGAAATATTCTGCCTCGGGGCATAACTTATTTAACTTTTGTTTGTATAAAATGTCAAGTCTTTTGTGCCCACGTATGTCTTTACGGTGCCAGCTGGCtttctttattttttttgttttcttaccATGCCTCTACTGACCAAAAGTAATCATAACTCTGGCCGCTTATGGCGAGCGTTACCCCTTCACTGCGAGCCCAAATAACCAGCTCGTGTCATTTGTTCAATCAAACAACCATTGAGAGAGAATGCCAAGTAGAACAAGCTCGCATCAACTCGCAGGTGTTGTAGGTGTGCTCACACTAGCGAGTCGGCCTAGGAGCTCGCATGTGTCTTCTCCTCGCATCATGCGACTTTGAGTATGTTTGATGGAGGGCTGGGCCCCCTGGGTCGCATTTGTGGTCTTGAGGGTCAGGGTATGAGCTCGCATCGCGGGCCTATACCTCTTTATCCTCATCTTTTATCTACTATGTGTTCATATTTGTCTAAGCGGGCCATGGCCCGGCTCGTTTCATGTTCTTGGCGTCAAGCGGGCCGAGGCCCGACttgttttaacatgttaataaaacaactgttttgtcctcgcatgggttcccaaggatggggtcccctgctgggtatttaatctattaacagaAGTTAAAATATCAAGTGCGCAAATAGAGATCAATCGTTTATTCATTGATAATGGGAAGTGAAAAGAGTACATGCTTGTGGTCTCAGGGAGGcacctatatggcactaccccccgagacttaggaatattttaagataatactaagtctggaaagaataatattactgataatacttgcgaaggtgttccgcgttccaggctcttgggatcaacttgccttgcatatcattgaggtggtaggttccctTCCAGAGCACTGACTTTATCTTGTAGGCACCTTCCCAACTCGCTCCAAAGACTCCGTGACTCACCACCTTGGTATTTGGCATGACCCGGCGCAgaaccaaatctcccaccttgaAAGTTCGGGCTCGAACCTTACTGTTGTAATGCCTAGCTGTCCTCTGCTGATATGCCGCTATCCTGATCTGAGCCTCTTCTCGAGTTTCTTCGATCATATCCAAATAGAGCCGATGATTGACCTTGTTTGCTTCTGAGTCATAGTTGTCCCTTCGAAAAGATCCTGCTCCCACTTCAACGGGCACCATAGCTTCACACCCATACACCAGAGAAAAATGGGTCTCTCCAGTTGTGGTTCGGGGTGTAGTGTTGTAAGACCATAGGACCTGGGCGAGCTCTTCTGGCCATgctcctttcttctcttcaagctttgcctttaaggtatgcttaatgattttattaacagcctCTGTCTGCCCGTTACTCTGGGGGTGGCAGACTGCCATAGCGACATACAATAGCCCTGTATACAAACTCCCTGACCTTTTTCGCTGTGATAGTGGCTGGGGGCTCGgcctctgcccacttagtgaaatagtctaccgcaaccaccgcatacttgacgcctcccctggccttcgggagttccccaatcagatcaattccccacatggagaAGGGCCAGGGGCTTATGAGGGATGTGAGAGAGGTCACGGGGTGGTTGTAATAATTGGCATATCGCTGACACTTATCACAAGCTCGGGAGAATTCAGAGGCGTCTTTTTTCagcgttggccagtagtagccttgacggaggattttctgagctagagagctaccccccgagtgattgccacaaatgcCCTCGTGTACTTCCCTTAGGATGTAGTTGCATTCATCCCCATCTATGCATTTGAGGAGAGGAACACTGAACCCTCTTCTATATAGAATCCCGTCGTATATCACATAGCGGGCTGCTTTGTATTTTATCCTCCTTGCCTCGTTCTTTTCATCCGGAAGTGAACCTTCTCTTATGTATGCTAGAATAGATGTCATCCACGTGGGGCCGAGCTCATTACTGAGGCTGCCCACCTCGTGCTCGGGCACACTAGGTTGCCTCTGTATATCAAGGGGCACGGTCCCTAGCAAAGTGCTCTCGCGGCGTGAGCCGAGCTTAGCTAGCTCGTCCGCGCCTTCATTCTGCCCACGCGGGATTAGTTCCAGCCTCACCTCGTTGAATCTTGCGATTATCCTCTGTGCGCACTTCAGGTAAAGCTCTGTTCTCGGCCCCTTAGCTTGATACCCCCCGTTTATCTGATAGACCACAATCATGGAGTCACTAAACACACTCAAATTCTCGACCTTCATTTCCAGAGCTAGCTTGAGACCGTTGATCAGggcctcatactcagcatcattgttggttgcaTGAAAGGCCAGATGGGTCGCACGTCTGATCTTGTGCGCCTCTGGGCTGATTAGCTCGATTCCAGCTCCTGCTCCATCACCGTTAGAGGCACCATCCACAAATAGGCTCCACCATGGGGCACTATTTTGTCTCTCCAGTCCAACTTCTTCTGTGCTAGGTATAACAACAAGGGCTCCCGGCTCCACTTCTTGATGTGGGGGAAATTCTAGCACAAAATCGGCCAGGGCTTGGCCTTTGATCGCAGTCcttggcttataatccacctcgaATTGGCCGAGCTCAACCGTCCACTTCAACATTCGACCAGAAGATTCTGGTCTATGCATCACTTGTCTGAGGGGGTAGGAGGTTCGCACTTCTATCTTATGTGCCTGAAAATAGGGCCTGAGTTTTCGTGAGGCCAGAATCAGAGCATACGCTAGCTTTTCGAGGCTTGTGTATCGAGTCTCGGCATCGGCTAGccttttactcacataatataccgggagctggacaccatcctcctctcggactaatactgcacttattgcaaagtcggagacggccaagtataggatcaaagtttctcctgcctttgggttggacaacattggagggctactgagatgcttctttatgttctgaaaggctttctcacattcttcggtccacttaaagttcctccccactcctttgattgctttgaagaactcttggcatttatcggaggattttgagacgaagcggttcaaggcagccactcgtcccgttaagatttgaacatccttcacccgtcgaggggatcttgtaacgaccgagaattttgcgtcgtaattaagaaagtaaagtatgtgttatgtgatgagattatgtgattaagtggtgattatttatcttatctgtatactagagttaaagagcgtggataaaaatgttccaatttaaagagtcagcttaaaagtcaagctatggtttcgggccgtcaggtagaacggaacccgtcctagtatgaaaattaaatgatataaaatgtgaattatatgtgaagtaaatgaaagaagtatttcgtcttaagagacgtgttgattggcaaaggtaatgagaagcgtattcgaaacgctgagcgtcgggccgtcaggctgaacgtgacccggtacgcgtaaaaagggaataaagattaaagagggatagattctatgatcagacctgagtctttatgtgactatatgcgtgtgattgcttgactgtgtgcatgattatatgttctgtgttaatttctgtgaattttaaaggaattatgtgatttacataagggtttatttaaccttcgtgcatttttataaaatcatctgagatggataaaaacatgggatttgttcagttatcttcgtagaggtcttagagacttttgaaaaatgataagtgaatttaattgtgggtcttggcatttttaaattgattctatgtggaaaaggtattgttatgcccgctttcggccatgggccctaaacaggtccctgtgggtgcactaaatagctggactcttgtgtgtgggctagacccatggatttatatgacttgggccagcacatgcgagctgggttcacatgcgggctgggctcgtaacatgcgagctgggttcacatgcgagctgggctcatgacatgagagctgggctcaaacatgcgagctgggctcaagtgaggacatgcaagctgggctcacacatgtaaggtgagctcacatttgtcatttgggctctcatatgcgagctgagctcggttgtgcccacgcgaggtgggctcaggtgccttcatgcgaggtgggcttagctgcccacacgcgggctgagctcatgagcccacatcttatagaaacagaggtaacattatatttattatttgaaggcggtgcgggccgaggtgaccaggccgggccgcatcgaaagactttgtgtgcaacattgaaagtgactcatagatgactgagttgctcgtagatttcggggtcgacacgggttgttcctacaatcacgggaaggattgcggagatgccgcgagattgtagaaagcgtgtggagccgatcgagatttacgtgactaattggctgaaggcctgactttatcgtgggcttgggctgcacgggctgaagagtcctaaccctagcctacgtgacttgttccccaagaactacgtgaggcttgatccctataaatagggtacgtaggcacttgtatgggACATGggtcgacacttgatagagaataacaaaccctattctttcttaagaagtccacatacaagctcaaccaccaccaaacaaccttcctccgccctcaaacactgtccttgatctttgttccgcccattaacctccacaacattgttatacgaaattctccctataacatttggcgctagaaggaggggtcgtTCATCTTAGGGAGAAAGATGACCAAAGAAAGCAAGCAAGTGACGACACCAGGGAGCGGAGGAAAGAAGGACCCTACTTTCGAACACACGCCCCCAGAGAATCAGGCGCCACCTCCACCAATTGCAACCGTGGACGGGCAGGCTGTGATGACGTATCTCGAAGGGCTGGCCGATCAGATGAATCAGATCAACGCCCGAATGTCAAAGATAGAAAGAAGCTCGGTCCGGAACGCCAAGCGTAAGGCGCGCCGCCTCAAGGTCTCACAGCGTAGCTGGAAGGGCAAAGGCCCTCAGAAGAAGCTGATCCATGATTTTGATGACGTGGAAACCGAGACCAAATAGAAGAAAGAAACATCACGCGAAAAGGAAGATATACCCCGAGGCCATGATGAGCGGGGCAGCCAGATCTCTACGAGATCGGGGCCGAAGTCAGCTTCATCTGAGGCAAGGTCAACTAGCGTGCTAGACCGAGTGGGTAGAAAACTAAGCGAACATGACCTCAGGCTCAAATTGGAGAAttgtaagaaggagagagaagagaaagagccCGTGGATAAAAGAGGCTCGAAAAGGGAACGGGCAACGACCCCTCCGGAAAGACGTCAACACACCTCACCCAGGAGGGAGGAGCGACATAGACGCAGATACAATCGTGAAGAGGAGTCACAGGATCGAGCTGGAGGAGGGGGACGCCGCGAACGACCTCAGGGCTCACATCATTCGAGTAATGCGGGAGGTGACAGAGAAGGAGAAGTTGTTAGAGTAAGGGACCTGAGAAGGATCTTAGATGAGATGGAGCAAGAGAAGAGAGGGCCCCCTGCTTCGGCTGCCCCCTCTCCGTTTACGGCTGCTATCCGATCATCCCCCCTACCTCAGGTGTTTAGGCACAACCCCGACCTTCTATTCAACGGCGAAACCGACCCGGCGGAGTACCTTATTCAATTTAACACTGAGATGGAAGTCTATCAGGTGCCGGAGATGACCCGTTGCAAACTCTTCGCGGCATCACTCAGAGTtagtgcccaacaatggttctccaagttgggaccggctagcataagaacgtggaggcaattggaggacttgttcgtcagacaatttcagtcgaccctccactattcgcctcctgtggccacgttagccaacatcaagcaaagggaggaggagcccttggcagaatactttcgtcggttcaacgccgaggtccccaaggtgagaggagccagtgaggagaccatcaaaaatttcttgaGAGCAGGGCTGAAAGAAAGATCGAAAttttggaagagcctccaagcgaGTGAGCCGAGGACCTTGGCCGAGTTCTATGAGCAAGCCGAACCCTTCAAGAGGGTAGAGAAATCGATGAGAGAGCTGAAAATCAGCGAAAGCTATCGAGACAAGAGGGACCGATCCTCAAGCCCTGACGAAAGGAGGAAGACATATCGGCGTAGTTCGAGCCCGAAAAAGTCTGCCCGTGGCAAAGAGACCACTAAAGATTCGGGAAGGCCTTATACAAGCAAATGGCAGACACACACCCCTCTGGTAGCCTCTATCGACCACATATATGCTACATATGTGGGGAAGGGGGTATTCAGGAAGGCAACTCCTCTCACAGACTACAATAAAAGAGACACTTCGAAGTATTGTGCATACCATGAGGCCACCGGACACGATACAGCTGATTGTAGACAACTAAAGGATGAGATCGAGACTTTGATTAGACAAGGGAAGCTTACGGAGTGGGTTGTCAAGGAGGTTCGAAGACACAGGACGGATTATCATACCGTCCCTCCTCCACCCCCAGAAGACAAAGAAAGGGTCCCTCGGGCTGGTAGtattcatattattctaggcgggtctcacATTGGTGGAGACAGCCGGAAGGCGATGGACAGATATGCCCGGGAAGCAAAGGACAAGCCGCTCACCAACGTCAATCATCTAAGCCAAAGGCCCCCGGAGCTCTTTGAAAGGGAGGTCGATGATATCTTGTTTAAAGAGAATGATGCAAAATGGGTGCATTACCCTCATACCGATGCCCTagtcataaaaatgaagattgggatggtgaatgttcaccgagcaatggtggacaccgggagctcggctgatgttttgacttatgatgcctacaaaaaactgggattattggatagagaattaacctcaacaggtGGGCACCTGCACGGGTTCACGGGAGACTCGATCGGAGTGAAAGGGACAATTCGGCTCTCGGTGACCATAGGAGAGGAGCCTCATGTGGCCACCCAGATCGCTATGTTTACAGTCGTAGACCAGCCTTGTGCCTACAATGTTATAGTGGGCAGACCCCTtatgagggcaatgaggatggtgacctcgatcCATCATATGACGATAAAATTCCCAACCCCCACGGGGGTAGGCATCTTGAAGAGCTGTCAATACGAATCCAGGGTCTGCTACAACCAGGCACTCAAAGCGGCCGAGTCAAGAAATGCCTCAAGGGAGATAGCT carries:
- the LOC141691041 gene encoding uncharacterized protein LOC141691041 is translated as MHRPESSGRMLKWTVELGQFEVDYKPRTAIKGQALADFVLEFPPHQEVEPGALVVIPSTEEVGLERQNSAPWWSLFVDGASNGDGAGAGIELISPEAHKIRRATHLAFHATNNDAEYEALINGLKLALEMKVENLSVFSDSMIVVYQINGGYQAKGPRTELYLKCAQRIIARFNEVRLELIPRGQNEGADELAKLGSRRESTLLGTVPLDIQRQPSVPEHEVGSLSNELGPTWMTSILAYIREGSLPDEKNEARRIKYKAARYVIYDGILYRRGFSVPLLKCIDGDECNYILREVHEGICGNHSGEAEPPATITAKKVREFVYRAILEEKKGAWPEELAQVLWSYNTTPRTTTGETHFSLVYGCEAMVPVEVGAGSFRRDNYDSEANKVNHRLYLDMIEETREEAQIRIAAYQQRTARHYNSKVRARTFKVGDLVLRRVMPNTKVVSHGVFGASWED